One window from the genome of Penaeus monodon isolate SGIC_2016 chromosome 4, NSTDA_Pmon_1, whole genome shotgun sequence encodes:
- the LOC119572289 gene encoding uncharacterized protein LOC119572289, which translates to MEARFARYDEVCIEKLRVIHVDKDKIVGVLYSGAELKELRDHLYQLNFWFSTRNVEKYSETKDSIHWVLPKLQGAPPQGVSLDDHAPFIINRVVNKDCRRGRAYWKRKNSVPVKEEVIIEVDEPPKKKRKEYGTIKNDCPARMSIRTIKAFPDFAVRPESSKKIKSKFAKLLKQAIKRGDVKGEERFVVAISRGGHHQNHLNEVDEERSLPVHPEIVEYITKLVTEENVNSPKTIKSLVAEFVRENFSLSEASSGNRCYYPMIKDIRTILRGIMCNVTPRKIKVEHVTNPEVECVITTKTEVLDDDLLNEDESEHQVISLTEGYLTLHFMKESPDEMDVSTHFVSAPEVETHLNVTPEIEEEESLHAQINEDRASLMSALEEVVNLAAEADNRIAIQEAYEYVKRAAFLLQTSLDGNR; encoded by the exons ATGGAGGCTCGGTTTGCTCGCTATGATGAAGTCTGCATTGAGAAACTGAGAGTAATTCACGTGGATAAAGATAAAATCGTGGGAGTGTTATATAGTGGGGCGGAACTGAAGGAGCTGAGAGACCATCTATATCAGCTTAATTTCTGGTTTTCTACGCGGAATGTCGAGAAATACA GTGAAACAAAAGACAGTATCCACTGGGTCCTCCCTAAATTGCAAGGTGCTCCTCCTCAGGGTGTGAGTTTAGACGACCATGCTCCCTTCATAATCAATCGGGTTGTGAACAAGGACTGCAGAAGAGGGCGAGCATACTGGAAG agAAAGAACTCAGTGCCTGTAAAAGAAGAGGTTATTATTGAAGTAGATGAGCCtccaaagaagaagagaaaagagtacGGCACGATAAAAAATGATTGCCCAGCTAGGATGAGCATTAGAACCATAAAG GCATTTCCTGATTTTGCTGTGAGGCCAGAGtcaagcaaaaaaataaagagcAAGTTTGCAAAGCTGCTGAAGCAGGCCATTAAGAGAGGAGATGTGAAGGGTGAAGAGAGATTCGTAGTTGCCATTAGCCGAGGAGGCCACCATCAGAATCATCTGAACGAAGTGGACGAGGAACGGTCATTACCAGTGCATCCTGAAATTGTGGAGTATATTACAAAGCTTGTGACTGAAGAAAATGTGAATtctccaaaaacaataaaaagtttgGTTGCTGAATTTGTAAGAGAGAATTTCAGTTTAAGTGAAGCATCAAGTGGAAACAGATGCTATTATCCCATGATAAAAGACATACGAACAATTTTGAGAGGGATTATGTGCAATGTAACACCAAGGAAAATTAAAGTAGAACACGTCACAAACCCAGAAGTTGAGTGTGTCATCACCACAAAGACAGAAGTTCTTGATGATGATTTGTTAAATGAAGATGAAAGTGAACACCAAGTTATCAGCCTAACTGAGGGCTATCTCACCCTGCATTTCATGAAGGAATCTCCTGACGAAATGGACGTATCAACGCACTTTGTGTCAGCTCCTGAAGTGGAGACTCATCTTAATGTGACAccagaaatagaagaggaagagagcttACATGCGCAAATTAATGAGGACAGAGCAAGTCTCATGTCAGCTTTGGAAGAAGTTGTGAATTTAGCTGCAGAAGCTGATAACCGAATAGCTATTCAGGAGGCATATGAATATGTTAAGAGAGCAGCATTTCTGTTACAGACATCCTTAGATGGCAATAGATAA